Within Oscillatoria nigro-viridis PCC 7112, the genomic segment GAGGTGGGTTCTGTTAGTGGTAGCGGTTCGAGGCGCGACGGCAGTCCTATTGTCCTCCTTGACGGACAAGAATTAGCTATGTTCTCTGCTAATTCACCTAAATTGCCGATCGGCAGTACCTTTGAGGCCACTATTGAACCCTCGCCTAAAGGCAGTGCTCTGATCTTAAACATCAACCCTAGCTCTGTGCAACTAATTGAATCAGTTGAGGAACTTTCAAAAGTCGCGCCAACCCCTTGTCAAGACCGATCGCTATCCGTATCGCCAACTCCTTGTCAAGAGCGACCGCTATCCGTATCGCCAACTCCTTGTCAAGAGCGACCGCTTGTATCGCCAACCCCTACCCAAAAGCGATCGCAATCCGTATCGCAAACCCCTACCCAAAACAAACCGCCATCTCAACCCGAAGACATTGCTGCCAGCCCCGCCCACCTCTCAGAATTGCTGAAAGATGCGATTTCTGAAGCATATAACCAAACTGGAGAGACTAAAATCTCTGTGGGGAACTGGACAGCTTTTATTAGCCAATCTCGCAATAATGTTAGGTGTTTAGTCAGAGATGAAGCTGATAATCCGGTCTTGGCTGCTGACTTGAAAACAGGTCAAATCATTAAGAAACTTTCTGAAAACAACAGCTCTCAGTTTATCAAATACCTCAGAGAGGTTGATGCTGAATTAGCTTCTACATCTTCACAAAAAAGAGATGCAGATACACAACTTTAACATCAACTACCCTACATCTAAGAGCGGGTAGGTGTGAACGCCAAGAAAGCTCGTTGACCGAACAGTTAGTTTTTTAGCGAGTTCCAAACAGGAACTATTTATTAGTAGACGACAATTCCCCCTCCGATTGGAGGCAGGGCTGTTTCATTCTCGGTTGATGGGGTGATGGGGTGATGGGGGGAACCGAAGAAGGCGATGAATTTTTGAGGTTGTAAGTCATCGAAAAGACTCCCCATCCCCTTCTCCCCCTCTCCCCCTCTCCCCCTCTCCACCCATAATTTGAGTTTTTTGGTGAGAATGAAACAGCCCTCCGATTGGAGGGGGTCATTTTAACTCCCCAAAACCGCTCTTCCGAGTGAAGTCAGTACCCATACTGCTCGAATTTCATGGGAAATATCCACTCACGCCGCCACAAAGATTATGGCTACAAAAACAGCATACCGAAGCCGAAGCCAGGGAAACTACATCACCCCTAACACAGCCGAGGGCAAGAAAATCCTCAACTACCTAAGAAATCGCTGCGAGAAAGCTTTAGATTACTGCCTGGAAAACGGACTCACCAGCGTAGAAGATTTTGCCGATGCAATTGAAGAACTAACGGAAGCAGACGGCAAACCTGGCATTAGCGTGGAGGTCAAGCACAACGGACTCGTCCTCAGTTTGAGCGCTCGACCCGAGTACGGCTCTACCACAGGAAAGTACATGATGGAGCACTTGGGAGAGCCGGACGACAACCGATTTACTAAAACAGGAATTGAAGCATTACTCGATTCGCCTCGAACTAAAACAAGGTCTAAGAAAGACGATTTACTAGATGAATTGGAGGATGAAGAACCCTCCCCGTCTAAATCTAAAACTGCAACTAAGTTTAAAAAAGACGATTTGCTAGATGAGTTAGAGGATGAGGAACCCTTGCCCAGAGCGAAATCTAAAACCAATACCAAATCTAAAAAAGATGAAATAAAAACTTGGGAGGATGACGAACCCTCAGCCAATTCTAAAAACAAAACTAGACCTCGAAAAGATGACCTAGAGGAGTTGGAGTCGGAGGAACTACTTCTTAAATCTCAAGCCTTAACCCGCTCTCCGAGAGATGAACTAACTGAGCTAGATGAGTTTGAAGTCAAAGAACCTCAACCTAAAGCTAAGCCTCAAACTAACAGCCACCTTCAAAACTCTGAGCGAGAAGATTTGGAAGACGAAGAATTATCAGCTAAATCCCAAGCCAAAAGAAAACTTCTGACAAATGAAGCGGTAGAAGTTGCTGAATCCTTAGCACGCACACCTTCAAAAACCAGAACGAGCCAACAGCGACCTCAAGGCAAAAAATCAAACGACCAGAACATCGATAGTATCCTCGATGCTGCTGTACAAGTTAGCGGTAGAACAGCCATTTCTGGAAGTGAGGTAGAAGGTACAACTGTCAGCGGCCTGAGCGCTCAAGTTGCGGTTCTCGCTACTCTGATGGGGAAAAAAGCAGCTTCTCAAATTATAGAAGCTGCTCTTGGGGCTGGAAAAGAGCGCCAAGTTGCCGGTATTGTCAAAAGGCTCAAAGCTCAAAGCCAGCGAGCTGACTCCCTCTCGCAGCGGGTTACCAACTTGGCTGAAGCGGATTCAATGGCAGATGCAACGGTCGAATCCGAAGCTTTACCAATAGCTGAACCGGAGCCAGAACCGGAACAAAACATCTTATCTGAACCGGATGCCGAATTTGTCTCAACACCCGGTATGCTCTTAGCTAAAGCGGTTAGCAAAGTCCACGGAAAAGTTGATAAAATTTCCGGTCGTGTGAGAGACAACAATTCTGAAAAAACGGCTTCTATTAAGATTGACACAGAGGCGAGTTTTGAAGAACAACTCGTACAAATAAATGAAGCACTCAACCGACTTGAAAAGCGACTCGATACCCTAGAAGAGCGAATAGAAGCTTTAGAGAACAAACTTTCTCTTCAAAAAAGCGAGACAGGCGTTCAAGCTGGCGATGCAAAATTAGAACCGCCCGACAGCTCGACTCCATCCCTCAGCGACCAATTCGTACAAAACGGAACAGAAATAGGTGAAAAAATTTCATTAGAATCAACACTCCCAGCTAGCAGCAGCGCTAGCGCTACTGCTAAAAAAATCACTGTGACAGCCCAAAATCTTACTCAGGATGCCCAACTTGCAGCAACACTGGCAAAAATTTACAGCCTAGCTGAAGAAGAAGCAAATGCGGAAGGCATTGCATTAGAGGACGGGGTTGATTTTGGACAAGCCAAACTTTATGTAACAAATTTTGACTCCTCTACCGCTGTCAGCTTAAAAACTAAGGAAGACGAGGAACTGTTTTCAGCAGTACAGGATAAAACTGGAGAATGGAAAGTGACAAACGACTTCCTGAAACCTGAAGAAAAAGAAGAACTCGACCGCTTAAAAATTTTTCAACAAGCTCTCAACCAAGAACGTTTAGCTGAAATGGTAAAGAGAAGCAATCAAGATGAAATCAGCTTTACCGATTCCCAGGGTTCGCGCCTCGACTTTGAAGTCGAATTCAGCGATAAATCCAAGTCGAAGGGTACTGTCAAAGGCTTTAATTCTCACAGCGAGATAGTTTTTGAAGCCAGCCTCCAAAAAGGTAATGTTGAGGTACTTTTGTGCGATATTCCACCAGAAGTAGTAGAAAATTTCCTATCCCAACAGCAACTTGTTCAAAACCAGAACTCCAACAAGCAGGAAGCGAGAAAAACTGACACCGAAATGGAAATTTGAAATAACTTTTTTCACTTGCACCCTCCATTTGGAGGGGGTCACTCTCACTGTATAAAATCACCTTTTTTGGCGATTTTGCAGGGATTAGATGCAACTTAAATTAGCATTAAAGCACTAAATTTATCGAGATAGTGACATGGCTACTTACTTAGACCAAACAAGAAATGAACGAAACCGCAACTCATTATCACGCTGGTTAAAACAACAGAAAATAAAACTGGGCGACCTTCCATTCCTCGGCATTTGCCTAGCCTCGCTCATCTACTTCAGCATTCACGACCCGCTCTTAATTGCGACTTTAGGCTGCTCCAGCATTGTGTTTTTGAGTTTATGGCACCTCACTAGAGCTATTCCCATTGTAGAGCGATACATTGGCTGCAAAATTCGCTTTTGGCACATTGCCACTGCCATTATCACCTCTACTGCGCTTTGCTCCGTACTCGATTCCCCAGCCAACGCCCTCTTCCTCTCCGGCTTAGAAGAATTTATGCAAGAACTCGCAGAAGGAGCCTCTTCAGCGGGAGGCGAAGCTATTGATGCCGAAGTCATCGAACTGATTTTCAACTTAATTCGCGGAGCATTTCTTTTGTTAGTAGCAGCCGCTTCTCTTTTCGCCTACAACCAAGCACAACAAGGTAACGACTGGAGACCAATTGTTACCCAAGTTGCTTTAGCCTTTGCCATTGTAATTGCCGTTGACGTAGTAACTTTTCTGTTCATTGGCAATGGCGGAGGTGGAGGAGCTTAGGGAAGAGGGGGAGAAGAGGAGAGTGGGAGAGTGGGAGAGGGGGAGAGTGGGAGAGGGGGAGAGTGGGAGAGTGGGAGAAAGGGAGATTAGAGGTGGGCAGTAAACAGCAAACTATTTGAATTTTCAGGTAGATTGCAGTTGTTACATAATCCGTCATTTTAATTCAATTGGCTGAGTATATGTTAGATGTTGAAGCCCTCTAGTTTTTATCTGGTTGTTGCGAGTTTTCAAACTTCTCCCTTGTTCCACTCTCCTTTTCTCCCCCTCTTCGCCTCTTCCACTCTCCCCTCTTCGCCTCTTCCACTCTCCCCTCTTCGCCTCTTCCACTCTCCGAATCACCCCCTCTCCTCTTCTCCCCCTCTCCCCTCTTCCACTCTTTCGTTCACCGACTCTTAGTATGGTTTTTTGCCACTGGAAGAAGCCACATAGAAGGGTGATTAATCATATTGACCAGTGTACCCAGTATTTGATTGTAATGTTGATACAGCTCTCTACCAACCTGAACATCCAAGTAATTGCATTTAACAGCAAATTCAATCCAAGTTTGACTTTCAGCAGCTTCAGCTTCAGAATCACTTAATTTGGATACAAAAGCTCCTTCATAACGCCGTTTACGCCATGCCTCAGACAAATTGGCACAAACAGAACGCGAAGACCGACGAATTTGATCTGTCAATGAATATCGTTCCTCAATAGGAAACTTTTTAGAGAGTTCAAAAATCTGCATAGCCACATCTAATGCAAGTTGATACACTTCTAAATCTCGGTGGGATTGAATTGGTTTTCTGTTCATTTCAAACTCTAATTTCTTAACTCCACTTTCTATTATCCCCTCTCCCACTCTCCCACTCTCCCCCTCCCCCACTCTCCCCCTCTCCGAATCACCCCCTCCCCCACTCTCCCCCTCTCCCACTCTCCCACTCTCCCCTCCCCACTCTCCCCTCCCCCACTCTCCCACTCTCCCCCTCCCCCACTCTCCCCCTCTCCCCCTCTCCCACTCTCCCCCTCCTCTTTCCCTCCCCCTATTACCATGCTCAAAGACCCAGATAAAGACTTCATCTCCGTCAATAAAATTCTTGGTAAACAAGCCAGCATTGGCATCATTCCAGCGGAACAGCTAATTCCCTGGATGGTAATCACCGTAATTTCTTACATCCTCACCAACGGCTTATTCAGCTTAAGAATGCCTTGGTTTTTCACCACTACTTTCTGGCTAATTGTAAGCTGGTGGCTTCTGACAGGTAACAAACCTCACCTTTTTGTAGACAGGTTTAGACCTCCGCCGGGGAATGAGTGGTACAACGGTAATCTTTTATACCTTTCTCCCGTTCCCCAACACCGACCAAACCCGATTCGCCACCGAATCAGCGATTCACAAGTCCGAGTCAAACTTAAACCCAAAGTTGCTCCCAATCAACAAGGAGATAACAGCCGACTTATGCCCTTCCAAAACTACCAAAACCTCCTGTGTTTAGTCACTATCAAAAAGGATGGTCGAGAAGTTTCTGGTTACTTACTGAATGAAGGCAGTCAATACCAAATTGTATTCGGATTCGAGACGGCTGGCTTTCACAACATCCTGTACCGCCATGAAGTAAACAACGCAGCTACCGCCTTAGAAGAGGGGCTAAAAGACATTGCCCCAGGCGAAAAAATGACCTTTCACACCGGCTGCTACAGCAGCGATTGCCTTCGCCAGCAACAGTTAACTGAATTGGCTGACAACTGTCACCTCAAACCCATTTCTGTACTCGTTCGTAACGAACAGAAACGCATTCAAGAACTCAACTTAGCAGGCACCAGACAAATGTGGAACCAAACTATTTTCTGCACTTGGACATTCAACGCTCAATCTGGCTCCAAATCCAACGACCCTCTGAGTAAATTCATCAATGGAATTATCAACACAGCCAACAGCATTGCTGCACAATTTACAGGCAACCAACGCATCTACTCTGAACGCTTTTACAAACAACTGCTGCTCGACGCTTTCGAGCAAGGATACATCCGTTGGGAACTCTTGCTAAACACCAAAATCGGACTGGAAATTCAACCCATGAATGCCCGTTCGCTGTGGGGGTGGCTGTGGCAAAAATTCAACAGCGCACCCGTACCCCCTATTCCCCAACTTCTCACCTTAAAAGAAACCGCCTCCGACTACAAACTAACCGAAACCCTCAACAGTCACAAACACGCCTGCACCATTTTAATTGAAGGTATGAGCGGCCGTT encodes:
- a CDS encoding four helix bundle protein, with product MNRKPIQSHRDLEVYQLALDVAMQIFELSKKFPIEERYSLTDQIRRSSRSVCANLSEAWRKRRYEGAFVSKLSDSEAEAAESQTWIEFAVKCNYLDVQVGRELYQHYNQILGTLVNMINHPSMWLLPVAKNHTKSR